A region of Moorena producens PAL-8-15-08-1 DNA encodes the following proteins:
- a CDS encoding DUF2808 domain-containing protein has protein sequence MFNTIVNLPLFPINTRFFTTGVLILSTLVPTSFLALPTTAVELTNGETAFESSPRLLRATTTFNERRVESAKYYFTIEVPEDAGKPLKAVKIEQRNNVGTIEFKVNESRAALRESFRGGQELSLVLIGGVSKPGEVTVVFERPVEPGNTVTIALKPKRNPFQGGVYLFGVTVFPEGEDSSGLYLGSGRLHFYD, from the coding sequence ATGTTTAACACTATTGTCAATTTGCCTTTATTCCCAATTAACACTCGTTTTTTTACTACTGGGGTTCTAATCCTCAGTACTTTAGTGCCTACTTCCTTCCTAGCTCTACCCACTACTGCTGTCGAGCTTACTAATGGAGAAACGGCTTTCGAGAGTTCTCCACGCTTGCTCCGAGCCACTACAACCTTTAATGAACGCAGGGTAGAATCTGCCAAATATTACTTTACTATCGAAGTCCCAGAAGACGCGGGGAAACCTCTCAAAGCAGTCAAGATCGAACAGCGCAATAATGTGGGAACTATTGAGTTTAAAGTCAATGAAAGCCGTGCTGCTCTCCGTGAGAGTTTCAGGGGGGGACAGGAGCTATCCCTAGTCTTGATTGGAGGAGTATCAAAGCCTGGTGAGGTAACGGTTGTTTTTGAGCGACCCGTAGAACCCGGTAACACAGTGACCATTGCTCTCAAGCCCAAACGCAATCCCTTCCAAGGAGGCGTTTACCTCTTCGGGGTTACAGTCTTTCCAGAAGGGGAAGATAGCTCTGGTTTGTACCTTGGCTCTGGTCGCTTGCACTTCTATGACTAA
- a CDS encoding multicopper oxidase family protein, producing the protein MLKINRRTFIALSLAGTGAALGTNWAMGGNSKQTPKSPIAQPWLHQSRNGLLELDLEASYHQVNLGGQKAYLLSYNGQVPGPRLEAKPGDTIRIRFTNNLSQPTNLHYHGLHIPPTGNADNVFLDISPGERLTYEFELSQNQSAGTFWYHPHRHGLVAEQVFGGLAGLFVVRGELDEIPEIQAAKEEFLVLQDFALDGNGRMLPSNHMSAMTGREGKLITANGQLNPTFSVPAKGLLRWRILNASASRFYRLSLENHPFYLIATDGGALAEPIEVSQLLLTPGQRAEVLVRADREPGQYRLLNLPYSRTQMGMSGRGMMGGRGMMGGRGMMGGRGMMGGNGNTATVLATVNYDTPVPSVPLPTKLIAPPALPEPQQVRRFEINHGMAPGMGMVFLINGQPYRSDRIDTQVQLNTAEDWEIVNTGVMDHPFHLHVNQFQVISRNGQPEPYRAWKDTVLVRPGETVRIRIPFRDFTGKTVYHCHIFDHEDLGMMGNLEIRA; encoded by the coding sequence ATGTTAAAGATTAACCGCCGAACATTTATTGCTCTCAGTTTAGCCGGGACTGGGGCAGCCTTAGGAACTAACTGGGCAATGGGAGGAAATAGCAAACAAACCCCAAAATCCCCTATTGCACAACCTTGGCTGCACCAAAGCAGGAATGGTTTACTAGAACTTGACCTAGAAGCCAGTTACCACCAAGTCAATTTGGGGGGACAAAAAGCATACTTGTTGAGCTACAACGGACAGGTTCCCGGACCTCGCCTGGAAGCTAAACCAGGGGATACTATTCGCATCCGCTTTACCAACAATCTCTCCCAACCTACCAACCTGCATTATCACGGATTGCACATTCCGCCGACAGGGAATGCTGATAATGTTTTTCTGGACATTTCACCGGGAGAACGCCTAACTTATGAGTTTGAACTCTCCCAGAATCAATCAGCAGGGACATTTTGGTATCATCCCCATCGTCACGGTTTGGTTGCGGAACAAGTCTTTGGGGGTTTAGCAGGTTTGTTTGTCGTGCGCGGGGAGTTGGACGAAATTCCCGAAATTCAAGCAGCCAAGGAAGAATTTCTCGTTCTCCAAGATTTTGCCCTTGATGGGAACGGACGTATGCTACCCTCAAACCACATGTCAGCTATGACAGGACGGGAAGGCAAATTAATTACCGCTAATGGTCAACTTAATCCCACATTTTCAGTCCCTGCTAAGGGGTTGTTGCGCTGGCGAATTCTCAATGCTTCTGCTTCCCGTTTCTATCGACTCTCTCTGGAAAATCACCCTTTCTACCTGATTGCTACTGATGGCGGTGCCTTGGCCGAACCGATAGAAGTTTCACAATTGCTACTGACACCTGGACAACGGGCAGAAGTTTTGGTGCGTGCAGATAGAGAACCAGGACAGTATCGCTTGCTGAACCTGCCTTACAGCCGTACCCAGATGGGTATGAGTGGTAGAGGAATGATGGGTGGCAGAGGAATGATGGGTGGTAGAGGAATGATGGGTGGCAGAGGAATGATGGGTGGCAATGGCAACACCGCCACCGTGCTAGCAACAGTCAACTACGATACTCCTGTTCCCTCTGTTCCGTTACCGACAAAACTTATTGCTCCGCCAGCCTTACCGGAACCCCAGCAGGTGCGTCGCTTTGAAATCAATCACGGTATGGCTCCTGGGATGGGCATGGTTTTTCTGATTAACGGTCAGCCCTATCGTAGCGATCGCATTGATACCCAAGTCCAGCTCAATACCGCTGAAGACTGGGAAATCGTTAACACCGGAGTGATGGATCACCCCTTTCACTTGCACGTTAATCAATTTCAAGTCATCAGTCGCAATGGTCAGCCAGAACCCTACCGAGCTTGGAAAGATACAGTATTAGTGC
- a CDS encoding heavy metal translocating P-type ATPase → METVNLRLKGMSCASCANTIEQVIQAIPGVSECSVNFAIEQAIVKYNPQRTNLKIIQQVVADAGYTAQPIQEVDAPSEDAEKKARVAEEKEITRKVIVGSIISVLLVIGVLPMMIGSEISWVPAWLQNFWVQFVLVTPVQFWVGKAFFAGGWKAFKHHYADMNTLVALGTAVAYLYSLFATAFPEFLESQGLEAAVYYEVSSVVITLVLLGRLLENRAKGQTSEAIRKLMGLQAKTARVIRNGQEIDIPIQEVVVEDVIVVRPGEKIPVDGEVVEGESSIDESMVTGEPMPVKKQAGDEVIGATINKTGSFKFKATKVGKDTVLAQIIKLVQDAQGSKAPIQQLADRVTGWFVPAVIAIAITTFVIWFDFMGNVTLAMITTVGVLIIACPCALGLATPTSIMVGTGKGAENGILIKGADSLELAHKIQAIILDKTGTITQGKPSVTNYATVRGTANGHEIQLLRLIAAVERNSEHPLAEAVVRYAESQGVQQPLPKVQNFAAVAGMGVQGMIGERLVQIGTQRWMDTLGIDTQSLQSQRQRWEAEAKTTAWIVLDGQVEGLVGIADAVKQSSVEAIAKLQKMGLEVAMLTGDNRQTAEAIAREVGIKRVFAEVRPDQKAAQVKALQTEGKIVAMVGDGINDAPALAQADVGIAIGTGTDVAMAASDVTLISGDLRGIVTAIQLSHATMRNIRQNLFFAYIYNVSGIPIAAGILYPLFGWLLNPIIAGAAMAFSSVSVVTNALRLRNFKPQAY, encoded by the coding sequence ATGGAAACAGTGAATCTGCGATTGAAAGGCATGAGCTGTGCCTCTTGTGCCAACACTATTGAGCAAGTAATTCAAGCCATTCCTGGCGTCAGCGAGTGCAGCGTTAACTTTGCCATCGAGCAAGCCATAGTTAAGTACAACCCCCAGCGCACAAATCTGAAGATAATCCAGCAAGTCGTAGCTGACGCTGGATACACTGCCCAGCCCATACAAGAAGTGGACGCTCCCTCAGAAGATGCGGAGAAAAAAGCAAGAGTTGCTGAAGAAAAAGAGATAACTCGTAAAGTCATCGTGGGTTCTATTATTAGCGTCTTGCTAGTGATTGGCGTTTTACCTATGATGATAGGCTCAGAAATCTCTTGGGTTCCTGCCTGGTTACAAAATTTTTGGGTACAGTTCGTTCTAGTAACGCCAGTACAGTTTTGGGTTGGTAAAGCCTTTTTTGCGGGAGGTTGGAAAGCGTTTAAACATCATTATGCTGACATGAATACCTTAGTGGCTTTAGGGACTGCTGTAGCCTACTTGTATTCTCTGTTTGCTACTGCATTTCCCGAATTTTTAGAATCTCAAGGGCTTGAAGCCGCCGTTTATTATGAAGTATCCTCTGTGGTTATTACCCTTGTTCTCTTGGGAAGATTACTAGAAAATCGAGCTAAAGGGCAAACTTCAGAAGCTATTCGTAAGTTGATGGGTTTACAGGCAAAAACTGCTAGGGTAATTCGTAATGGACAAGAGATAGATATTCCCATTCAAGAAGTAGTAGTAGAAGATGTAATTGTTGTTCGTCCGGGAGAAAAAATCCCTGTAGATGGAGAAGTGGTTGAAGGGGAATCTTCCATTGATGAATCAATGGTGACAGGTGAACCGATGCCTGTTAAAAAACAAGCTGGAGATGAGGTAATTGGAGCAACAATAAATAAAACAGGAAGTTTTAAATTTAAAGCTACGAAAGTCGGCAAGGATACAGTATTAGCCCAGATTATTAAATTAGTCCAAGATGCTCAAGGAAGTAAAGCCCCCATTCAACAATTAGCAGATCGGGTGACAGGATGGTTTGTACCAGCAGTCATTGCGATCGCCATTACTACCTTTGTCATCTGGTTTGATTTTATGGGTAACGTTACCCTGGCAATGATTACTACCGTGGGTGTGCTAATTATCGCCTGTCCTTGTGCCTTGGGTTTGGCAACACCCACCTCAATTATGGTGGGGACTGGCAAGGGGGCAGAAAATGGCATATTAATTAAGGGCGCTGACAGTTTGGAATTAGCACACAAAATTCAGGCAATTATCTTGGATAAAACAGGCACTATTACCCAAGGTAAACCCAGTGTTACTAACTATGCTACGGTTAGAGGCACCGCCAACGGTCATGAAATTCAACTTCTGCGTTTGATAGCCGCAGTGGAACGTAATTCTGAACACCCCTTAGCAGAAGCTGTGGTTCGCTATGCCGAATCTCAGGGAGTACAACAGCCCCTTCCCAAGGTACAAAACTTTGCAGCCGTAGCGGGGATGGGGGTGCAAGGAATGATAGGAGAACGCTTGGTACAAATTGGCACTCAGCGTTGGATGGATACTTTGGGCATTGATACTCAATCCTTACAATCCCAGCGTCAGAGGTGGGAAGCAGAGGCGAAAACTACGGCTTGGATAGTACTAGATGGTCAAGTTGAAGGATTGGTAGGGATTGCAGATGCCGTCAAGCAATCCTCAGTGGAGGCGATCGCAAAATTACAAAAAATGGGTTTGGAGGTAGCAATGTTGACCGGGGATAATCGCCAAACTGCGGAGGCAATCGCCCGTGAAGTAGGTATCAAGAGAGTATTTGCAGAAGTCCGACCCGACCAAAAAGCAGCACAGGTGAAAGCCTTGCAAACAGAAGGGAAAATTGTCGCCATGGTAGGAGATGGTATCAACGATGCCCCAGCCTTAGCCCAAGCAGACGTAGGTATTGCCATCGGTACGGGAACAGATGTGGCAATGGCGGCGAGCGATGTCACCTTGATTTCTGGGGATTTAAGGGGCATTGTCACAGCCATTCAACTCAGTCATGCCACCATGCGAAACATTCGTCAAAATCTCTTCTTTGCTTACATTTATAACGTTTCTGGTATCCCCATTGCAGCGGGAATTCTTTACCCCTTATTCGGGTGGTTACTTAACCCAATAATTGCTGGTGCGGCAATGGCATTTAGCTCAGTTTCTGTAGTAACAAATGCCCTGAGGTTACGCAACTTTAAACCGCAAGCCTACTGA
- a CDS encoding methyltransferase family protein encodes MNQPPAYGLWSLVIINSLVFIIFAFSFTKPKSPRDWRSFGAFSAFIVALFTEMYGFPLTIYLLSGWLQSRYPELDLLSHEAGHLWHTLLGWEGNPHLDPLHILSNVLIFAGFILLASAWKVLYEAQRRHTLALTGPYARVRHPQYDAFILIMLGFLLQWPTILTLLMFPVLVWVYTRLAFQEEREIRAEFGEKYARYAATTPAFFPGFGGTAKRKI; translated from the coding sequence ATGAATCAACCACCTGCCTACGGTCTTTGGTCTCTGGTAATTATCAACTCCTTAGTTTTCATTATTTTTGCCTTCAGCTTCACCAAGCCAAAAAGTCCCCGTGACTGGCGCTCATTTGGTGCTTTCTCGGCTTTTATCGTCGCCTTGTTCACCGAAATGTACGGTTTCCCCTTGACGATTTACCTGCTTTCAGGCTGGCTGCAAAGCCGCTACCCAGAACTTGACCTCTTATCCCATGAGGCTGGACACCTTTGGCATACGCTGCTTGGCTGGGAAGGCAATCCACATTTAGACCCTCTTCATATCCTCAGCAACGTTCTGATTTTCGCTGGATTTATCCTGCTTGCCTCTGCTTGGAAGGTACTTTATGAAGCGCAGCGACGCCACACTTTGGCACTCACCGGTCCCTACGCACGAGTACGCCATCCGCAATATGATGCCTTTATACTTATTATGCTGGGTTTCTTGCTACAGTGGCCAACAATTTTAACTTTGCTGATGTTCCCAGTGCTGGTTTGGGTGTACACCAGGCTGGCGTTCCAAGAGGAACGTGAGATACGAGCAGAATTTGGTGAAAAATATGCTCGGTATGCGGCTACCACGCCAGCCTTTTTCCCGGGCTTTGGGGGTACGGCTAAAAGGAAAATTTGA
- a CDS encoding DUF2933 domain-containing protein, which yields MAQNSRTVWRWRSPTGIALLFFLGIAAFLLITEHLAHIIPVLPWLLLLACPLMHLFMHGGHGGHGGRSGSHGNNSEGGHK from the coding sequence ATGGCTCAAAACTCTAGAACAGTTTGGCGGTGGCGTTCTCCCACTGGCATCGCCTTGTTATTCTTTCTAGGCATTGCCGCTTTTTTACTGATTACTGAACACCTGGCACACATAATTCCTGTCTTACCCTGGTTGCTGCTACTAGCCTGTCCGCTGATGCACCTGTTTATGCATGGCGGACACGGCGGACACGGTGGACGTAGTGGCAGTCATGGAAACAATTCTGAAGGAGGTCACAAATGA
- a CDS encoding cupredoxin domain-containing protein, whose product MFRKKYIWSSLVSLGLLLGLAQIATAESPGTESEPTSQFSRIEQPLSRKIGVTLGGLALIGVEIWWFIFSKTKAQSAQTHQGVQELDITVDGGYMPDRIVVQAGQPVRLNFFRQDPSSCLEKVLLPDFHKAVDLLVNQTTSVEFTPEKPGIYTFHCGMNMFRGVVEVRADGRVGRNREPPQSISSSKGHKQEHSEVKLLS is encoded by the coding sequence GTGTTCAGGAAAAAATATATTTGGAGCAGTTTAGTTAGTCTGGGATTGTTGTTGGGACTAGCCCAGATTGCCACTGCCGAGAGTCCAGGAACTGAATCAGAACCGACTAGTCAATTTAGCCGGATTGAACAACCTTTATCGCGGAAAATAGGCGTTACCTTAGGAGGCTTGGCACTCATTGGTGTAGAAATCTGGTGGTTTATATTCAGTAAAACCAAAGCTCAATCAGCCCAAACTCATCAGGGAGTTCAGGAACTAGATATTACAGTTGATGGCGGTTACATGCCAGATCGAATCGTTGTCCAGGCAGGTCAACCAGTGCGGCTGAATTTTTTCCGCCAAGACCCCAGCAGTTGCCTAGAAAAAGTTTTGTTACCTGATTTTCATAAGGCTGTCGATTTACTCGTGAACCAAACCACATCAGTAGAATTTACTCCAGAAAAACCAGGAATCTACACCTTTCACTGCGGCATGAATATGTTTCGGGGCGTGGTGGAAGTCAGGGCAGATGGACGGGTAGGTAGAAATCGGGAACCGCCTCAGAGTATAAGTTCGAGCAAGGGCCATAAACAAGAGCACTCAGAGGTCAAATTATTAAGCTGA
- a CDS encoding efflux RND transporter periplasmic adaptor subunit: MHKTETILASTFTFLLVIAIAPVAVFAHAGHGNEFQSGTEATSNPEGIEVDATTASQIGIKLQSVSRQFLDIGIKTTGQIETQPNQQAQVTAPIPGTVAKLLVKPGQRVKKGQAVAVISSLELIQLRVESLDRLTEAKATLGEAEANLELAQENLERQRQIAAAEIDEAETQLAVAQEEYDKDLALAIEGALARRQMLESKTKLAEAKTLLKRAFSRREVLEAEAELKRAQTAVKAAKSRVQLSDTTYKTRLQQLSNSANEQGKVTVLAPISGRVAQWQVTLGESFEDAGGQLMTIVNNNQVWATANIYEKDLYKVKIGQKVRLEVSSLPNQTFTGQVSQIDPIVAGQTRVVPVRVRLDNPGGQLKPGMFAQLKIFTDKTNVATLAIPQDALVDANGKQLVYVENGQNFYEPVELALGSTFGDLVEVKNGLFEGDQIVTEGGVMLYAQSLRGGSKADHHEHDHEHDQEGHNHEAISTNLNVASLPWWWVFPVGGVITAGAFMLGRRTASQSRPAPIEISDEPTNNNYHSTADVKGNGQSNGDGYLDSAIPNGFANKQ; this comes from the coding sequence ATGCACAAGACAGAAACAATCCTGGCTTCAACGTTTACCTTTTTGCTGGTGATAGCGATCGCACCAGTTGCTGTTTTCGCCCATGCCGGGCATGGTAATGAGTTCCAAAGCGGAACCGAAGCCACGAGCAATCCCGAAGGAATTGAGGTAGATGCGACAACCGCTAGTCAAATTGGGATTAAACTCCAATCCGTCTCTAGGCAGTTTTTGGATATTGGTATTAAAACCACCGGGCAAATTGAAACCCAGCCCAACCAACAGGCGCAAGTAACAGCACCGATTCCCGGTACAGTTGCTAAACTTTTGGTCAAACCAGGTCAGAGGGTCAAAAAAGGTCAAGCGGTTGCTGTCATCTCTAGCTTGGAGTTAATTCAATTGCGGGTTGAGTCTCTCGACAGACTGACTGAAGCTAAGGCAACATTGGGAGAAGCTGAGGCAAATCTCGAACTAGCTCAGGAAAATTTAGAACGTCAGCGTCAAATAGCTGCTGCTGAAATCGATGAAGCTGAAACTCAGCTAGCAGTAGCCCAAGAAGAATACGATAAAGACCTAGCATTAGCAATCGAAGGTGCTCTGGCTCGACGTCAGATGCTAGAGTCAAAAACTAAGCTAGCAGAGGCTAAAACGTTACTGAAAAGAGCATTTAGCCGTCGAGAGGTTCTTGAAGCAGAAGCAGAACTTAAACGGGCTCAAACAGCGGTTAAGGCTGCCAAATCTCGGGTTCAACTGAGCGATACTACCTACAAAACCCGACTGCAACAACTTAGTAATTCTGCTAATGAGCAAGGAAAGGTAACGGTGCTTGCTCCAATTTCCGGTAGAGTAGCGCAGTGGCAAGTAACCTTGGGTGAATCCTTTGAAGACGCAGGTGGGCAACTGATGACGATTGTTAACAATAATCAAGTCTGGGCAACTGCTAATATTTATGAAAAAGATTTATACAAGGTAAAAATAGGCCAAAAGGTCAGATTAGAAGTTTCTAGTCTGCCTAATCAGACTTTTACAGGTCAAGTTAGCCAAATCGACCCTATCGTGGCAGGTCAGACACGAGTAGTGCCAGTGAGGGTAAGGTTGGATAATCCTGGAGGGCAACTAAAACCAGGAATGTTTGCTCAATTAAAGATTTTCACTGATAAAACCAATGTAGCTACTTTAGCGATTCCTCAAGATGCTTTGGTGGATGCTAATGGTAAACAACTGGTTTATGTAGAAAATGGTCAGAACTTCTATGAACCTGTAGAACTTGCTCTTGGTTCAACTTTTGGGGATTTGGTGGAAGTCAAGAATGGTTTATTTGAAGGTGACCAGATTGTGACTGAAGGGGGGGTGATGTTGTACGCCCAATCCTTAAGGGGTGGCTCTAAAGCTGATCACCATGAACATGACCATGAACATGACCAGGAAGGACATAATCATGAGGCAATATCGACTAACCTTAATGTTGCTAGCCTACCCTGGTGGTGGGTTTTTCCTGTAGGAGGGGTAATTACAGCTGGTGCTTTTATGCTCGGACGCCGCACTGCTTCACAATCAAGACCAGCACCTATAGAAATTTCCGATGAACCGACCAATAATAACTATCATTCCACTGCTGATGTAAAAGGAAATGGTCAGAGCAATGGGGATGGCTATTTAGATTCGGCGATTCCTAATGGTTTCGCAAACAAGCAATAA
- a CDS encoding DUF411 domain-containing protein, which translates to MLKHLTSWIHQQSRPLILSGIAVVGVLGATYLTIAVWGKGNDTPTANYPQAPNAVATQPVRANGSLWDREIKPLSQPLEIAVYRSPSCGCCGEWIKHLDKHGFKITDTKTSEMSAVKEKYNVPQDLASCHTAIINGYAIEGHVPANDIKRLVKEKPDIAGIAVPGMPLGTPGMEAGERKESFAVLAFSRNGESNIFKDYQSY; encoded by the coding sequence ATGCTCAAACATCTTACATCTTGGATTCATCAACAGTCGCGCCCCCTGATCTTATCGGGTATTGCTGTTGTGGGAGTATTGGGAGCGACATATTTGACCATCGCTGTGTGGGGAAAAGGTAACGATACTCCTACTGCCAATTATCCTCAAGCCCCGAATGCTGTTGCTACTCAACCCGTTAGGGCAAATGGCAGCCTATGGGATCGGGAAATCAAACCGCTTTCACAACCTCTAGAGATTGCTGTGTATCGCAGTCCCTCCTGTGGTTGCTGTGGAGAATGGATTAAACATTTAGACAAACACGGATTTAAGATTACTGATACTAAAACCTCTGAAATGAGTGCAGTTAAAGAAAAATATAACGTGCCTCAGGACTTAGCCTCCTGTCACACAGCGATCATAAATGGATATGCGATCGAAGGTCACGTACCAGCCAACGATATTAAACGTTTGGTCAAGGAAAAGCCCGACATTGCTGGCATCGCTGTACCGGGAATGCCGTTGGGAACACCTGGAATGGAGGCGGGGGAGAGAAAAGAGTCCTTTGCAGTGTTGGCGTTTAGTCGCAACGGTGAATCCAATATTTTTAAGGATTATCAGTCCTACTAA